A portion of the Thermotoga sp. SG1 genome contains these proteins:
- the purQ gene encoding phosphoribosylformylglycinamidine synthase subunit PurQ: MKPKACVVVYPGSNCDRDAYYALEINGFEPRFVGLDDRLDDYELIILPGGFSYGDYLRPGAVAAREKIAVEIRKASEKGKLIMGICNGFQILIEMGLLKGALLQNSSGKFICKWVDLTVEDTDSPFTNAFTPGERIKIPIAHGFGRYVKIDEVNVALRYVEDVNGSDERIAGIFNEEKNIFGLMPHPERAVENLLGGEDGRKVFQSILNYLKR; this comes from the coding sequence GTGAAACCGAAAGCGTGTGTCGTGGTTTACCCGGGCTCCAATTGTGACAGGGACGCTTACTATGCCCTCGAGATAAACGGATTCGAACCCAGGTTCGTTGGGCTTGACGACAGACTCGACGATTACGAGTTGATCATTCTGCCTGGTGGTTTTTCCTATGGAGACTACCTACGTCCTGGTGCTGTGGCTGCAAGAGAGAAGATCGCCGTCGAGATCAGAAAAGCATCAGAAAAAGGAAAACTGATAATGGGAATCTGCAACGGTTTTCAGATCCTCATAGAGATGGGACTTCTCAAAGGAGCTCTCCTTCAGAATTCTTCGGGAAAGTTCATCTGTAAGTGGGTTGATCTCACCGTTGAAGATACGGACTCTCCCTTTACAAATGCCTTCACTCCTGGCGAAAGAATCAAGATTCCAATTGCCCATGGGTTTGGAAGGTACGTGAAGATAGACGAGGTGAACGTGGCTCTGAGATACGTTGAAGACGTGAACGGATCCGATGAGAGGATCGCGGGGATCTTCAACGAAGAGAAAAACATCTTCGGACTCATGCCCCATCCCGAAAGGGCCGTTGAGAACCTCCTCGGTGGCGAAGACGGCAGAAAGGTCTTTCAGTCCATCCTCAACTACTTGAAGAGGTGA
- a CDS encoding divergent PAP2 family protein, translating to MLDIWKIFRSTPFTTAVISFLVAQFIKFLIKRDVKMLKSYGGMPSGHVATVSGLAWSLARSTGFDSPYTSIASIFLVIIFMDAIVLRPAVKKDLGHSFLEALAGFGLGMFIAHLFPARLHLW from the coding sequence GTGCTTGATATCTGGAAAATATTTCGAAGCACGCCGTTCACAACGGCAGTTATTTCATTCCTGGTGGCACAGTTCATAAAGTTTCTGATCAAAAGAGACGTTAAGATGCTGAAAAGTTACGGAGGCATGCCCAGTGGACACGTCGCCACCGTGTCCGGTCTTGCGTGGTCGCTCGCTCGAAGCACGGGGTTTGATTCCCCCTACACATCGATTGCCTCCATATTCCTTGTGATCATATTCATGGATGCCATTGTCTTGAGGCCTGCGGTGAAAAAGGATCTTGGGCACAGTTTTCTTGAAGCACTCGCTGGTTTTGGTCTTGGAATGTTCATAGCCCATCTTTTTCCGGCCCGGCTCCATCTCTGGTGA
- the purL gene encoding phosphoribosylformylglycinamidine synthase subunit PurL: MKLRYMDILKRKLGREPTFVELQAFSVMWSEHCGYSHTKKYIKKLPKTGFEGNAGVVNLDDYYSIAFKIESHNHPSAIEPYNGAATGVGGIIRDVLAMGARPTAIFDSLHMARIIDGIIEGIADYGNSIGVPTVGGELRISPLYEHNPLVNVLAAGVVRNDMLVDSKATRPGQVIVVFGGATGRDGIHGASFASEDLTGEKATKLSIQVGDPFAEKMLIEAFLKMVEEGLVEGAQDLGAGGVLSATSELVAKGGLGAIVHLDRVPLREPDMEPWEILISESQERMAVITSPEKAVRILEIAREHLLFGGVVAEVIEEPTYRVLYKDQLVVEVPVQLLANAPEEEIVEYKPGEIPKFDALKFEEVNAREVFEQYDHMVGTDTVLPPGFGAAVMRIKGNSGYSLVTHSRADLAIQDTYWGTFIAVLESVRKTLAVGATPLAITNCVNYGDPDVDPVGLSAMMTALKDACEFSGVPVASGNASLYNTYRGKPIPPTLVVGMLGKVDPQKVVKPGPSRVFAVGWPDFELEREKELWKVIKKLADEGSFILASSHLLTKTHVESFREFGLKIDLKLPEVEPAHQMILVFSEKTPAVGVPVREIGTVSR, from the coding sequence ATGAAGTTGAGATATATGGATATCCTGAAGAGGAAGCTTGGAAGGGAACCCACCTTCGTCGAGCTTCAAGCGTTCTCTGTCATGTGGAGTGAACACTGCGGATACTCCCACACGAAGAAGTACATAAAAAAACTTCCAAAAACGGGCTTTGAAGGAAATGCGGGTGTTGTGAATCTCGACGACTATTATTCGATCGCCTTCAAAATAGAGAGCCACAACCACCCGAGTGCGATCGAACCTTACAACGGAGCGGCAACGGGTGTTGGGGGTATCATCAGGGATGTGCTCGCAATGGGTGCACGCCCCACGGCGATCTTCGACTCACTGCACATGGCCCGAATCATAGACGGTATCATCGAGGGAATAGCTGACTATGGAAACTCAATAGGGGTTCCAACGGTCGGAGGAGAACTCAGGATATCACCTCTGTACGAACACAATCCACTCGTCAACGTGCTCGCAGCGGGCGTTGTGAGAAACGATATGCTGGTCGATTCAAAAGCAACCAGGCCGGGGCAGGTCATTGTCGTTTTCGGTGGGGCAACAGGAAGGGACGGAATACACGGAGCATCTTTCGCCTCGGAAGACCTCACGGGAGAAAAAGCAACGAAACTTTCGATACAGGTTGGAGACCCATTCGCCGAAAAGATGCTCATAGAAGCATTTTTAAAGATGGTGGAAGAAGGGCTAGTTGAGGGAGCACAGGACCTTGGGGCAGGTGGTGTGCTGTCTGCCACGTCCGAACTTGTGGCAAAGGGTGGTCTTGGAGCGATCGTACACCTCGATCGTGTGCCGCTTAGGGAACCCGACATGGAACCCTGGGAGATCCTCATAAGCGAAAGTCAGGAGAGAATGGCGGTGATCACCTCTCCTGAGAAGGCAGTTCGCATACTGGAAATTGCAAGAGAACACCTTCTCTTCGGCGGTGTCGTTGCTGAAGTGATCGAAGAACCCACTTACAGAGTACTCTACAAGGACCAGCTGGTGGTGGAGGTGCCCGTCCAACTTCTTGCGAACGCACCGGAAGAAGAGATTGTAGAGTACAAACCTGGAGAGATCCCAAAGTTCGATGCGCTGAAATTCGAAGAAGTGAACGCCAGAGAGGTCTTCGAACAGTACGATCACATGGTGGGAACAGATACCGTTCTTCCTCCGGGATTTGGAGCCGCGGTCATGAGAATAAAAGGAAACAGCGGGTACTCCCTCGTCACACACAGCAGGGCAGACCTGGCCATTCAGGACACCTACTGGGGTACCTTCATAGCCGTTCTGGAGAGCGTGAGAAAGACGCTTGCAGTTGGTGCCACTCCCCTTGCCATAACCAACTGTGTGAACTACGGAGATCCCGATGTCGATCCAGTTGGGCTCTCTGCGATGATGACGGCTCTGAAGGATGCCTGTGAATTTTCCGGTGTGCCCGTAGCCTCAGGAAACGCCTCACTCTACAACACGTACAGGGGAAAACCCATACCCCCCACACTCGTTGTGGGAATGCTTGGAAAGGTGGACCCACAGAAGGTGGTAAAACCAGGACCCTCGAGAGTCTTTGCCGTTGGATGGCCGGATTTCGAACTGGAAAGGGAGAAAGAACTCTGGAAGGTCATAAAGAAACTCGCAGACGAAGGATCTTTCATCCTTGCCTCATCGCACCTTCTGACGAAAACGCACGTGGAAAGTTTCAGAGAGTTCGGGCTGAAGATCGATCTGAAACTTCCGGAGGTGGAACCTGCACATCAGATGATCCTGGTGTTCTCCGAAAAAACTCCCGCGGTGGGTGTTCCTGTGAGGGAGATAGGTACCGTTTCGAGGTGA
- the ychF gene encoding redox-regulated ATPase YchF: protein MERVGIVGLPNAGKSSFFNFLTDNDVPAENFPFCTIEPNVGVLVVPDKRVEILAKNEGSKKVVHPFVEIVDIAGLVKGASRGEGLGNQFLDHISKVDVIAHVVRVFESKTVSHPYQSVDPKRDIEIVETELILKDLETIQKRLEKRVKVARTGDREAKREVELLEALQEFLSQGNRASKFPRRDEFEENVIRSLFLLTDKPQIFVFNVDELNEEKKKLIEDAVEEEYIIINVKLEEELKSLPEDEAELFRAEYNLPGNKKKEFFEKVLRLLDLVRFLTATQNEARSWTIKRGSTAYEAAGLIHSDIQKGFIKAEVIPFERYLEHGSFKKAREAGAVETHGKDYIVREGDVIHFLFRA, encoded by the coding sequence TTGGAGAGGGTGGGAATAGTAGGTCTTCCGAACGCAGGAAAATCCTCTTTCTTCAACTTTCTGACCGATAACGATGTACCTGCGGAGAATTTCCCGTTCTGTACGATAGAGCCCAACGTGGGGGTTCTCGTTGTGCCCGATAAAAGGGTGGAGATTCTTGCAAAAAACGAAGGGTCAAAAAAGGTGGTCCACCCGTTCGTGGAAATCGTGGACATAGCGGGCCTTGTGAAAGGAGCGAGTAGAGGTGAAGGGCTTGGAAACCAGTTTCTCGATCACATAAGTAAGGTGGATGTCATAGCACATGTAGTGCGGGTGTTCGAGAGCAAAACGGTCTCCCATCCCTATCAGAGTGTGGATCCAAAAAGAGACATAGAGATAGTTGAGACCGAACTCATACTAAAGGATCTTGAGACCATCCAGAAGCGCCTGGAAAAAAGAGTAAAGGTTGCACGAACAGGTGACAGAGAAGCAAAAAGAGAAGTGGAACTCCTGGAGGCTCTCCAGGAGTTTCTCTCTCAGGGAAACAGGGCATCGAAGTTTCCAAGACGTGACGAGTTCGAAGAAAACGTGATCCGTTCCCTTTTTCTTCTCACCGACAAGCCCCAGATCTTCGTTTTCAACGTCGATGAACTGAACGAAGAGAAGAAAAAGTTAATAGAAGATGCAGTTGAAGAAGAATACATTATAATAAATGTAAAGCTCGAGGAAGAACTCAAGTCGCTCCCGGAGGATGAGGCAGAACTTTTCAGGGCCGAGTACAACCTTCCAGGTAACAAGAAGAAGGAGTTTTTCGAGAAGGTCCTGAGATTGCTCGATCTTGTGAGATTTCTCACCGCGACACAAAACGAGGCAAGAAGCTGGACCATAAAGAGAGGTTCCACCGCTTACGAAGCCGCTGGACTCATTCACTCAGACATACAGAAGGGGTTCATAAAGGCAGAAGTCATTCCCTTCGAGAGATACCTTGAACACGGCTCTTTTAAAAAAGCACGTGAAGCCGGTGCTGTGGAGACGCACGGAAAAGATTACATCGTAAGAGAGGGGGATGTGATCCATTTCCTATTCCGTGCTTGA
- a CDS encoding phosphoribosylaminoimidazolesuccinocarboxamide synthase: protein MHYEGKTKIVRITEDHALIEFKDDITAGDGLKHDVMINKGSICAETTAILMDYLSKKGIRTHLIEYVPPRTLKAIPLKMFPLEVVVRLKKAGSFVKRYGGVEGEDLPVPLVEFFIKDDERHDPMVCVDHLEILKIATKDQAEKMKETAVKATIALKEFFEKGGFELWDIKYEFGLDKDGEVFLGDEISPDTFRLRKKGEIFDKDVYRRDLGDPMKKYREVLELCRSLSSQ, encoded by the coding sequence GTGCATTACGAGGGCAAGACGAAAATTGTTAGGATCACTGAAGACCACGCCCTCATCGAGTTCAAAGACGATATAACGGCCGGTGATGGACTGAAACACGATGTGATGATCAACAAGGGCTCCATCTGTGCAGAAACGACAGCGATCCTCATGGATTATCTCTCCAAGAAAGGCATCAGAACCCATCTCATCGAGTACGTCCCTCCACGAACCCTCAAAGCTATCCCCCTCAAAATGTTCCCGCTTGAAGTTGTTGTGAGATTGAAAAAGGCAGGTTCTTTTGTGAAAAGGTACGGAGGAGTCGAAGGGGAAGATCTACCGGTTCCCCTCGTCGAATTCTTCATAAAAGACGACGAAAGGCACGATCCGATGGTGTGTGTAGATCATCTGGAGATACTGAAAATTGCAACGAAAGATCAGGCGGAAAAGATGAAGGAAACGGCCGTGAAGGCCACAATTGCCCTGAAAGAGTTCTTTGAAAAAGGTGGTTTTGAGCTCTGGGATATAAAGTACGAGTTCGGGCTCGACAAAGACGGCGAGGTCTTTCTGGGAGACGAGATCTCTCCCGATACCTTCAGGCTGAGAAAAAAGGGTGAGATCTTCGATAAAGATGTGTACAGAAGAGACCTTGGTGATCCCATGAAAAAGTACAGGGAGGTGCTTGAGCTTTGCCGATCTTTAAGTTCGCAGTAG
- the purN gene encoding phosphoribosylglycinamide formyltransferase, translated as MCGVFQRGVLPRLVVLASGNGSNFEAIVKASRNGVLKAEIQELLVDRECFAIERAKKLKVRWKKLERPWQESLSERLEELRPDLIVLAGFMRILPPEIVRRWQWKIVNIHPSLLPAFPGMHAIEKAYEYGVKVTGITIHFVDEGVDTGPIIFQKALEIKKNWSLEKLEEEIHRIEHRYYPIVIQKVLDGKWRTEGRRVILEEDIG; from the coding sequence GTGTGTGGCGTGTTTCAACGGGGAGTACTTCCACGACTAGTGGTGCTCGCGTCGGGAAACGGAAGCAACTTCGAAGCGATTGTGAAGGCCTCACGGAACGGAGTCCTGAAGGCAGAAATTCAGGAACTTCTGGTGGACAGAGAATGCTTTGCCATCGAGCGGGCAAAGAAACTGAAAGTACGCTGGAAAAAGCTGGAAAGACCTTGGCAGGAGTCTTTGAGTGAAAGACTCGAAGAACTCAGGCCAGACCTGATCGTTCTTGCTGGCTTCATGAGGATTCTCCCACCGGAAATAGTGAGGAGATGGCAGTGGAAGATAGTGAACATCCACCCATCGCTCCTTCCTGCCTTTCCTGGAATGCACGCCATAGAGAAGGCCTACGAATACGGTGTGAAAGTCACGGGGATCACCATCCACTTCGTCGACGAGGGTGTGGACACCGGTCCCATCATCTTCCAGAAAGCCTTAGAGATAAAAAAGAACTGGTCACTGGAGAAACTCGAGGAAGAGATACACAGGATAGAACACCGTTACTACCCGATAGTTATACAGAAGGTCCTCGATGGAAAGTGGAGAACAGAAGGAAGGAGGGTTATCCTTGAAGAGGATATTGGTTAG
- the purF gene encoding amidophosphoribosyltransferase, with translation MCGIAGVWNVKDAFSVLHDVLLGLQHRGQESAGVVVDGFKTIKGKGLVDAVLTEDKWEDAEKGIGHVRYSTAGSLEDIQPIVAFTRKGRIAVAHNGNIPNGEKWINMLQEKGAVFQSTLDSEVFLHLISMSEGDIKSSIVKALKKVPLAYSLLILHEEFLAAARDPYGIRPLFYGRYGEGVVVASEDAALKAIGVEDVEEIPPGTVVFFTNEGEERVKFNSKERRFCSFEFIYFARPDSHFLSQSVHLARYRMGEELFRENPIKADVVVPVLDSGLSGAMGFSSASGIPLDIGLMRNRYVGRSFIMPVDREKIVKKKLVPIEDVVRGKRVVVIDDSIVRGTTMGIIVKILREAGAREVHVGIHSPPVRFPCYYGIDTARKKELVAGERDVEEIKKIVNADSLFYLSLEGLRRAIGRNELCVACFNGEYFHD, from the coding sequence ATGTGCGGAATCGCAGGAGTCTGGAACGTGAAAGACGCTTTTTCAGTGCTCCACGATGTCCTTCTTGGACTTCAGCACAGAGGTCAGGAAAGTGCGGGTGTGGTCGTCGACGGTTTCAAAACGATAAAGGGAAAAGGCCTGGTGGACGCCGTTCTCACGGAGGACAAATGGGAAGATGCGGAAAAAGGAATAGGACACGTGAGATATTCAACGGCTGGTTCCCTTGAAGACATACAGCCCATCGTTGCTTTCACACGAAAGGGAAGGATAGCAGTTGCCCACAACGGGAACATACCGAATGGAGAAAAATGGATAAACATGCTTCAGGAAAAAGGAGCTGTTTTCCAGAGCACCCTTGATTCTGAAGTCTTCCTTCATCTCATATCGATGAGTGAAGGTGATATAAAAAGCTCCATCGTCAAGGCCCTGAAAAAGGTCCCACTTGCGTACTCTCTTTTGATCCTTCACGAAGAATTCCTCGCAGCAGCAAGGGATCCTTACGGCATCCGTCCTCTGTTCTATGGAAGATACGGAGAAGGTGTGGTGGTGGCATCTGAAGATGCTGCACTGAAGGCCATAGGAGTGGAGGATGTGGAAGAGATCCCTCCCGGAACCGTTGTGTTCTTCACAAACGAAGGCGAGGAAAGAGTCAAATTCAACAGTAAAGAAAGAAGATTTTGCTCGTTCGAATTCATCTACTTTGCAAGACCGGACAGTCACTTCCTCAGCCAGAGTGTTCATCTTGCACGTTACAGAATGGGTGAAGAACTTTTCAGAGAAAACCCGATAAAAGCAGATGTTGTTGTTCCTGTGCTCGATTCTGGACTTTCTGGAGCCATGGGGTTTTCTTCCGCTTCTGGCATTCCTCTGGACATCGGACTGATGAGGAATCGATACGTGGGAAGAAGTTTCATAATGCCTGTGGACAGGGAGAAGATAGTGAAGAAAAAGCTAGTTCCAATAGAAGATGTGGTGCGTGGAAAGAGGGTTGTGGTAATAGACGACTCGATCGTCAGGGGAACCACGATGGGAATCATCGTGAAGATACTGAGAGAGGCTGGAGCAAGGGAGGTCCATGTGGGGATCCATTCCCCACCCGTTCGTTTTCCGTGTTACTACGGTATCGATACGGCTCGCAAGAAGGAACTCGTCGCAGGAGAACGGGATGTGGAGGAAATCAAGAAGATCGTCAACGCAGATTCTCTCTTCTACCTGTCGCTCGAGGGGTTGAGGAGAGCCATTGGGAGGAATGAACTGTGTGTGGCGTGTTTCAACGGGGAGTACTTCCACGACTAG
- a CDS encoding phosphoribosylformylglycinamidine cyclo-ligase, with protein MKYTYRDTGVDVERGESFSRKIKNSVKLPEWLMKEPTGYAAVLKITEPPIAVTADGIGTKLILHRKYGTWRYAAEDLVGMNYNDLVCVGARPVAFLDYLGVERISEEHEQFITELVNVLESVGVKLVGGETAEMPDVYRGDWDAVGFAVGVLERKIPVDTIREGDIIIGIPSSGFHSNGWSLIRRILKEEKIEPESLDFDLLKGTRIYREVVDVFDRVKGVAHVTGGGIIRALKRVLGNLRAHVSLPKRDFIDWILKYVEFEEAINTFNMGIGMLLVVEKKNVEYVLGRVDGVVVGRVDTDWKIEYGGEGG; from the coding sequence GTGAAATATACCTACCGGGACACTGGAGTTGATGTTGAAAGGGGAGAAAGCTTCTCCAGAAAGATAAAAAACTCCGTGAAACTGCCGGAGTGGCTTATGAAGGAACCAACGGGATACGCTGCTGTTCTGAAGATCACAGAACCACCGATCGCTGTCACAGCAGACGGTATTGGAACAAAACTCATCCTCCACAGAAAGTATGGAACTTGGCGTTACGCTGCTGAAGACCTCGTTGGAATGAACTACAACGATCTGGTCTGTGTTGGTGCAAGACCCGTTGCCTTCCTCGACTACCTCGGTGTGGAAAGGATATCCGAAGAACATGAGCAGTTCATAACAGAACTCGTGAATGTTCTTGAAAGCGTGGGTGTCAAACTGGTCGGCGGAGAAACCGCGGAGATGCCAGATGTTTATCGCGGAGACTGGGATGCTGTGGGGTTCGCCGTTGGTGTTCTGGAGAGGAAGATCCCGGTTGATACGATAAGGGAAGGTGACATCATCATCGGAATTCCCTCTTCTGGTTTTCACTCGAACGGCTGGTCACTCATAAGGAGGATACTGAAAGAGGAAAAGATAGAACCTGAAAGCCTAGATTTCGACCTTCTGAAAGGAACGCGAATATACAGAGAGGTCGTCGATGTATTCGATCGAGTCAAAGGAGTCGCGCATGTAACCGGTGGAGGTATCATCAGAGCCCTAAAGAGAGTGCTTGGAAACCTCAGGGCACATGTTTCTCTTCCGAAGAGGGATTTTATCGATTGGATCCTGAAGTACGTTGAATTCGAAGAAGCCATAAACACCTTCAACATGGGAATTGGTATGCTTCTTGTCGTGGAGAAAAAAAATGTAGAGTACGTTCTCGGCAGAGTGGACGGTGTG
- a CDS encoding bifunctional phosphoribosylaminoimidazolecarboxamide formyltransferase/inosine monophosphate cyclohydrolase, whose product MKRILVSLYEKEKYLDVLKKLYEEGWKIWASSGTAKFLRENGIDANDVSTITGFENLLGGLVKTLHPEIFAGILGPEPRWDVVFVDLYPPPDIDIGGVALLRAAAKNWRKVKPAFDMETLKIAIEKDDEETRKYLAGMTFAFTSTYDSVRANQFIEGVSLSFRREDLQLRYGENPHERAFVYGKPAFEILHEGKTISFNNILDAENAWFVAKNLPKTGAVVVKHQSPCGAAIGEDRVEVVKKAIEADEESSFGGILAVNFEMDGEVASSLKKYLEVIVAPSFTKEAVEILSKKKVRLLKPQDYTPTAGKMAFGALVLSERKFPDGDFELVVGEPLSEKELEDLEFAYRVVEGVKSNAVLIVKDGVTVGIGSGQPSRKRAAWIATMMAKEKAKGAIAASDAFFPFPDSLEILAQAGVKAVVAPLGSIRDEEVLSKAKELGLTFYKAPSRVFRH is encoded by the coding sequence TTGAAGAGGATATTGGTTAGTCTGTACGAGAAAGAAAAGTACCTGGACGTGTTGAAAAAGCTGTATGAAGAAGGATGGAAGATCTGGGCAAGTTCTGGAACGGCAAAGTTCCTGAGAGAGAACGGCATAGATGCAAACGACGTGAGCACCATCACGGGCTTTGAAAACCTCCTCGGTGGGCTGGTGAAAACGCTGCATCCGGAAATATTCGCGGGGATCCTGGGACCAGAGCCAAGGTGGGATGTGGTCTTCGTGGACCTTTATCCACCACCAGATATCGACATAGGCGGTGTGGCCCTTCTTCGAGCAGCGGCGAAGAACTGGAGGAAGGTAAAACCCGCTTTTGACATGGAGACCCTGAAGATTGCCATCGAAAAGGACGATGAGGAAACAAGGAAGTATCTTGCCGGAATGACCTTCGCGTTCACCAGCACATACGATTCTGTGAGGGCAAACCAGTTCATTGAAGGAGTGTCTCTTTCTTTCAGAAGAGAGGATCTTCAGCTGAGATACGGAGAAAATCCGCATGAAAGGGCCTTCGTGTACGGAAAGCCTGCCTTTGAAATTCTCCACGAGGGAAAAACCATATCTTTCAACAACATTCTGGACGCAGAGAACGCATGGTTCGTGGCGAAAAACTTGCCAAAAACAGGGGCCGTCGTTGTGAAGCACCAGTCCCCCTGCGGCGCTGCGATCGGTGAAGACAGAGTGGAAGTCGTGAAAAAGGCCATAGAAGCAGACGAAGAGTCGAGCTTTGGAGGTATCCTTGCCGTGAACTTCGAGATGGACGGCGAAGTGGCTTCATCCCTGAAGAAGTACCTCGAAGTGATCGTTGCCCCATCCTTCACGAAAGAGGCCGTCGAGATACTGTCGAAAAAAAAGGTGAGACTTCTCAAACCACAAGATTACACTCCCACAGCTGGAAAGATGGCCTTTGGGGCTCTTGTTCTGAGCGAAAGGAAGTTCCCAGATGGAGATTTCGAACTCGTCGTAGGAGAGCCCCTTTCTGAAAAAGAACTCGAAGACCTGGAGTTTGCCTACAGGGTGGTGGAAGGGGTAAAATCGAACGCCGTCCTCATAGTCAAAGATGGCGTAACGGTGGGAATAGGAAGCGGGCAGCCTTCAAGAAAGAGAGCCGCCTGGATCGCTACCATGATGGCAAAAGAAAAGGCAAAAGGGGCAATAGCAGCTTCCGATGCCTTCTTCCCTTTCCCCGATTCACTGGAGATACTCGCCCAGGCGGGGGTGAAGGCTGTTGTCGCACCTCTTGGATCCATAAGGGACGAAGAAGTTCTCTCAAAAGCCAAAGAACTCGGTCTCACCTTCTACAAAGCCCCCAGCAGGGTCTTCAGACACTGA
- the purS gene encoding phosphoribosylformylglycinamidine synthase subunit PurS, translating into MPIFKFAVDVQYRSNIRDPRGETIERVLREEKNLPVKRLRLGKSIHLEVEAEDREKAYEIVKKACDELLVNPVVEEYEVREL; encoded by the coding sequence TTGCCGATCTTTAAGTTCGCAGTAGACGTTCAGTACAGGAGCAACATCAGAGATCCACGTGGAGAGACGATCGAGCGCGTGTTGAGAGAAGAGAAGAACCTGCCCGTGAAGAGACTGAGGCTGGGAAAATCCATTCATCTGGAAGTGGAGGCAGAAGATAGAGAAAAGGCCTACGAGATCGTAAAGAAAGCCTGCGATGAACTTTTGGTGAACCCCGTCGTGGAAGAGTATGAGGTGAGGGAGCTGTGA
- the purD gene encoding phosphoribosylamine--glycine ligase, translated as MRVHVLGSGGREHAIGWAFSRQDYEVHFYPGNAGTKRDGTNHPYEGEKTIRSIPDEDIIIPGSEEYLVEGVANWSSNVFGPVKEVAKLEGSKVFAKRFMEKYSIRTARFEVAETPEELKEKIKKFSPPYVIKADGLARGKGVLILDSEEEAIEKGSKLITGELIKGVKGPVVIDEYLEGEELSAMAIVNGRDFVILPFVRDYKRLLDNDRGPNTGGMGSWGPVNVPQETISKIEELFDKTLWGVEKEGYTYRGFLYLGLMLHNGEPYILEYNVRLGDPETEVIVVLNPEAFVNAVLEGYKGGKMEAIKPNGFAVDVVLASRGYPDNPEKGKEITLPEDGLIFFAGVAEKDGKLITAGGRVLHCMGTGVTREEARRKAYELAEKVQFEGKTYRRDIAS; from the coding sequence ATGAGGGTACATGTTCTTGGATCAGGTGGAAGAGAACACGCCATAGGGTGGGCATTCTCCCGGCAGGATTATGAGGTTCACTTTTATCCGGGAAACGCCGGAACAAAAAGAGACGGAACGAACCACCCCTACGAAGGAGAAAAGACGATAAGGAGTATACCAGATGAAGACATCATCATACCGGGTTCTGAAGAGTACCTTGTAGAAGGTGTTGCGAACTGGAGTTCGAACGTCTTTGGACCAGTGAAGGAGGTCGCAAAGCTCGAGGGTTCCAAGGTCTTCGCCAAGCGTTTCATGGAAAAGTACAGTATAAGAACTGCTCGCTTCGAAGTGGCAGAAACTCCGGAAGAGCTGAAGGAAAAGATAAAGAAGTTTTCCCCTCCGTACGTGATAAAGGCAGACGGTCTGGCACGCGGGAAAGGTGTCTTGATCCTTGACTCGGAAGAAGAGGCAATCGAGAAGGGATCCAAGCTTATCACGGGAGAACTCATTAAAGGAGTCAAGGGACCCGTTGTAATCGATGAATACCTAGAAGGAGAGGAACTTTCCGCCATGGCAATAGTCAACGGAAGAGATTTCGTGATACTTCCCTTCGTCAGAGACTACAAGCGGCTGCTGGACAACGACAGGGGCCCCAACACGGGTGGTATGGGATCGTGGGGACCTGTGAACGTACCACAGGAGACAATCTCGAAGATAGAGGAACTCTTCGATAAGACGCTCTGGGGAGTGGAAAAAGAGGGTTACACCTACCGGGGTTTTCTGTACCTTGGCCTGATGCTACACAACGGTGAGCCTTACATTCTCGAATACAACGTGAGACTGGGAGATCCAGAAACCGAGGTGATCGTTGTTCTGAATCCTGAAGCCTTTGTTAACGCCGTTTTGGAAGGATACAAAGGTGGTAAAATGGAAGCGATCAAACCAAACGGGTTCGCCGTGGACGTGGTTCTTGCATCGAGAGGTTATCCAGACAATCCTGAAAAAGGAAAAGAAATCACGCTTCCAGAAGACGGTCTTATCTTCTTTGCGGGAGTGGCTGAAAAAGACGGGAAACTGATAACAGCGGGTGGAAGGGTACTTCATTGCATGGGAACCGGTGTGACCAGAGAGGAGGCAAGAAGAAAGGCCTACGAACTTGCTGAAAAGGTACAATTCGAAGGAAAAACGTACAGGAGGGATATCGCCTCGTGA